The Actinomycetota bacterium DNA segment CCGATTGAGGCTGACCACGGCCATGAGGGCGAGGACGACCACGGCCATGGGGGCGAGGAGAAGGCCGCTGGCGGGGATACGGATGCGAGCGAGGTGGACCCGCACGCGTGGCAGGACCCGCGCAACATGCGCGCGGCCGTGATCAATGTGCGGAACGCCCTGGTGAAGGCAAACCCCGACTGCGCCGCAGAGATCCGCGCCAACGCGAAGAGGTACGACGCCGAGCTGGCGGCCATGGAGGAGGAGATCGCGCAGTCGGTGTCGTCGCTGCCCCGCGACGAGCGGATCATCATCACCAATCACGACTCGCTGGGGTACTTCGCCAAGCGCTTTGGGTTCGACGTGGAGACCGCCCTCGGCAGCGTGAGCACGGAGTCCGCTGACCCTTCGGCCCAGCAGATCACCAAACTGGCGGACGACATCCGCAAGGACGGGGTCAAGGCGATCTTCGTCGAGAATATCGGCGGCAGCAATGTGATCGACCGCCTGGCGCGGGAGGCGGGCGTGCAGATAGCCAAGCCGCTCTACACGGATGCCCTCGGCGCGGAGGGATCTGATGGGGCGACCTATCTAAGCATGATGCGCGCTAACGCCAAGAGCATCACTGCAGGCCTCTCAGGGTCGTGACCGCGCATCCTCCGCACGGGCCGCGGTTCCCCTACGGAGGCCGCGGCCACCGCGATCCGGTGCCCGGTGCGCCCGCCCTCGTGGTGCATGACCTCATGGTGCGCTACCCCGGCGGCATCACGGCGGTGCGCAGCTTCAGCGTGAGGCTGGAGCGGGGTCAGTGCGGCGTGCTGGTGGGGCCCAACGGGTGCGGGAAGTCCTCGGTGCTCAAGGCTATCGCCGGCATCGCGCGTCCGGCTGCCGGCGAGGTGCGGGTATTCGGCAATGCGGTGGGCGCGTGCCACCACCGCACCGCGTACCTGCCGCAGGTGCCAGAGGTGGCATGGGCCTTCCCCATCTCGGTGCGCGAGATGGTGATGCAGGGACGCGATGTGCACATGGGCTGGCTGGGCCGCCCGCGGCACGCGGACGAGCGGGCCGTCGACGATGCGCTGCGTCGTACCGGCCTGGAGGCCCTTGCGACCCGGTCCGTGGATGCCCTGTCGGGTGGCCAGCGGCAGCGTGCCCTGCTGGCGCGGGCGCTGGCACAGGAATCTGAACTGCTGCTGCTGGACGAGCCGCTCACCGCGCTCGACGAGGACCACCGCCAGGCGATCACCCGCGTGATCAATGAGGCACTCGCGCAGGACGCCGCGGTGCTGATGACCACCCACCACGTGGACGAGGCACGGAGCGCGGGCCATGTGATCATCCCCATGAGGGATGGCGCCATCGCAGACGGGAATGCCCTGGTGGCCCGGTGAACTGGCTCACCGAGCCGCTGTCGTACGGCTTCATGCGCACCGGCCTTCTGGCCGCGGTGCTGGTGTCCATCTCGTGCGCGGCGGTGGGCGCGCACGTGGTCGCGCGCCGGATGTCGTTCCTGGGTGACGCCCTGGCCCACACCATGTTGCCGGGCATCGTGATCGCCTTCCTCCTGGGCGCCAGCCTGCTGGGCGGTGCGCTGGTGGCCGCCGTGGTGACCGTGCTCATCATCGCCGCCATCACCCGCGGGGGGCGCGTGCAGGAGGACGCCGCCATCGGCGTGGCGTTCACGGGCATGTTCGCCCTGGGCGTGATGATGCTGTCCACCACCAACAGCTTCCGCGACTTCACGCACATCCTCTTCGGGGACATCCTTGGCGTGGGGGATGGCGACCTGGTGGTGCTGGGCATCATCACGGGCGTCGTCCTGCTCACCCTGCTGATGTTCCGCCGTGAGCTCGAGGTGACGGCCGTCGACCCCGGCTACGCCCGGTCGTTCGGGTTGCGACCGGACCGGGTGCGGCTGGGGCTCCTCCTGCTGCTTGCCCCCACCATCGTCGCCGGAATCCAGGCGGTGGGCGTGCTGCTCACCACCGGGCTGCTCATCGTGCCCGCGGCCGGGGCGTTCCTCGTGACCCGCCGCTTTCGCACCACCATGCTCGTGGCCATGCTCGTCGGCCTCGGGGCCAGCGTGGCCGGCGTCCTCATCTCGTACCACGCCGGTGTGTCCACCGGCGCGACCATCGCCCTATGCGCATGCGTGGGCTTCGGCGCGTGCATGGGCATCGCCGCGCTGCGAAGTGCGCTCGCAACCATAACTTCACGGGAGGTACTCGAATGACCACAGACGATCGCGTGCCGGTCACCGTTCTCACGGGCTTCCTGGGCTCGGGAAAGACAACCCTGCTCAACCGGATCCTCACCGAGGAACATGGAAAGCGCATTGCCGTGATCGAGAACGAGTTCGGTGAGATCGGCGTGGACAACGACCTCGTGGTGAACGCCGACGAGGAGATCTTCGAGATGAACAACGGGTGCATTTGCTGCACGGTGCGCGGTGACCTCATCCGGATCCTCTCCACGCTCATGCGCAGGCGCGAGAGGTTCGACCACATCCTCATCGAGACCACCGGGCTCGCGGATCCGGGACCCGTGGCGCAGACGTTCTTCATGGATGACGAGCTGGCTGAGCGGCTGCGGCTCGACGGCATCGTCACGGTGGTCGACGCCAAGCACGTGTGGCAGCACGTGGACGACGCACCCGAGGTGGCCGAGCAGGTGGCCTTTGCCGACGTCATCCTGGTCAACAAGACCGATCTTGTGGACCCGCCCGACGTGGACCGGCTGGAGGGCATGCTCTGCACCATGAATGCCGTTGCCACCGTTCACCGGACCACCCACGGCGAGGTCGATATCGACGCCATCCTCGCCATCGGTGGCTTCAGCCTGGAGCACGCGCTCGAGGTGGACCCGGCGTTCCTCCAGCCCACCTACCCGTTTGAGTGGGCGGGTGTCTTCGGCGCGGGTGACGACGACCTGGTCATCGACCTTGACCCCGGCCCCGATGAGGCCATCGACCTCCTCGCATTGTCGGTCAGCGAGGCCTCGCCTGCCGCGCTGGACGAGGTACTCGCCGTGGCGACGCCGGTCTTCACCGATGGGCCTGCGGCCATCGCCAGCGGCGGCGTGATGGTGCCTGGCCACACTGCCCGGCTGGACGTCGGCGATCAGGGCGCGAGCATCGCCGTGCATTCGTCGGGAGCAGTGGCGATCTTCACGCAGCATGGCCCCGATGAGTTCCGCATGAGGTTCCGTCGCGGCATCGCCCCCACAGAGCCTGCCGCAGCGAGGGGGTTCGCCCCCGACCACGAGCATGACGAGTCGGTGACCTCGGTGGGCCTTACCGCCCTCGGGGACCTCGACGAGGACAGGCTCAAGGAGTGGCTCGGAACGCTCCTGCAGGAGAAGGGAGTCGACATCTTCCGCAGCAAGGGCGTTCTGAGCATCGCGGGTGAGCCACGCCGCTACGTATTCCAGGGCGTGCACATGCTTATGGACGGCACGTACGGTGCTGCATGGGGTGGTGACGAACGCAGGAGCACCTTGGTGTTCATCGGTCGCGACCTGGACAGGGAGGCCCTGGAGCAGGGCTTCGCCGCATGCCGGGCATGAGCGATCCCACCATGCAGTCGTTGCTCGGCAGTGTCGAGCGGGTGGATGGCCTTCCGGGGCTGCCCGCCGACCTCTCGTGGTCACCGGACGGGACCAGGCTCGCGGCGGGCCTCGGCGACGGGCCCGTGGTCATCATCGCGGCCGGTGGTAGCCCAGACGCCATCAGCGTCCTCGCCGGCCATGATGGCGGGACCACTTCCGTGGCATGGCGCCCGCGCGATGCGGACCTGGTGGCCAGCGGGGGCCTGGACGGGGCCATCCGCGTCTGGTCGGCGTCCGGTGCGCACGCGGCCCGCGTGCAGGAGGTGTCGCCCATCGATTGGGTGCAGCGCGTGGCCTGGCGTGGCGACGGTGCGCTACTCGCAGGCATCGCCGGTCGCGCCCTGGTCGTGCTGGACGACGATGGCATCACCCGCCGGTTCGACGACCACGAGAGCACCCTTACCGACTTGGCGTGGCATCCGCGTGGTCGCGCCATCGCCGTGAGCCACTACGGCGGACTCACGTCGTGGTCGCCACGCCATGCGGACGGCACCCCGCGCAGGTTCCGGTGGAAGGGGTCGTCCCTGCGCCTGGCATGGAGTCCGGACGGGCGGCATGTGGCCACCGGCGACCAGGACTCCACGGTGCACTTCTGGATCATGAAGAACGGCAAGGACCTGCAGATGTGGGGCTACCCGCGCAAGGTGCAAGAGCTCTCATGGGATTCCCTGGGCCGGCACCTCGCCACCGGCGGCGGACCCGAGGTAATCGTGTGGGATTGCTCCGGCGCCGGGCCCGCGGGAACGGAGCCCCTGGTGCTCGACGTCGACGGCACCCCCCTGGTGGCCGTGGCGTTCGCGCCCGCGGGTCGTGCGATGGCTGCCGTGACCGACGGGGGAACGCTGGCGGTATGGGACATGCGGGCCCCCATTTCTGCGGGTGGCCAGGTGGAACTGCCGGCGGCGGCAACGGCGCTGGCGTGGTCGCCCGACGGGCGACGGGTGGCCGTGGGCGATGCGGGGGGAGGGGTGAGCGTGGCGGGGATCGCAGCATGAGGGAATGCGACTCATTCGCATGTGCTTGGCGCCTCGGGGACCGGGTGCCATGCTGGGCGCATGACGACCTCGCATCACACGCATGAGGGACATGACCACCAGCACGGTCCGGGATGTGGCCATACGGCGGTTCGCCATGGCGACCATGTGGACTACCTGCACGACGGCCACATGCACCACCCGCACGGCGATCATGTGGACGAGCACGTTGTGGAGGTGGGCGCGGGCAACCCTGCCGTCTGCACGCCCAGTCACGTGTGCGACGGCCATTCGGCAGACCATCTGCACGGACCTGGATGCGGCCACCACGCCGTTCCCCACGGTGATCACGTCGACTACCTGGTGGACGGCCACCTGCACCACCCGCACGGGGACCACTGCGACGACCATGGGGTGCTCGCGCCCGCCTGACGCCTGCGCGCCCGGCTGGGGCGGCGGATGATGGGCGCCGCCGCCCGGAGGGCAGCCCCAGATCGCTGGCTGGATCGTGCGACCGACCGGTTCGCGGCCGAGGGGCTTCGTATCGGCGCCGCACGGGCTCGGGCGCTCGAGGTGATCGCGCGCGATGCGACCTGCCTGGTCACCGTGCAGGACCTGGTTCGCGCGCTCCGGCAGGATGGCGGTGCCGGGTCGCAGGCATCGGTCTACCGCGCGGTGGAGCATGCGCACCGCCTGGGCCTGCTCCGTCGCGAGCTCGGGGCGGATGGGGCCGTGCGCTACGAGATCGTCCTTCCGGACGAACACCACCACCATCTCGTGGATGACGACTCCGGCGAGATCGTGCCGTTCATAGACGACGACCTCGAGCAGGCGCTCGATCAGGCTGCGAGGCGGCTGGGCGTGCGCATGACCTCCCATGAGGTGCGCATACGCGGGGTGCGACCCTAGGGAAGCGGTTTCCGGGCCCCCACGGCCGGGGGCGCTCGGAGGCAGCGCCTCGTGTTCGCTCATCAGCCCCCACACCCACCGGCCAGGCCGTCACGCTGAGTGCGGGTAAGCCCGCCTCTGCCGCGTCGGTCGCCCGGCATCAGCGTGCCGCGGCGCGCGATTGTCCAGATCAAGGTGCCTGCAGGCGTCACAGGGATCCGAGTGGTGCGTGGGCGCCTGGTCGCGATGCCACCTGGCACATATCGCGTGTCGGTGGTCATCCGGACGAAGCAGGGCGCGCGTACCGAGTTTGTCGCGATCAGCGTTCGCTGAACAAGGATTCGCGGCACCCGGATGCCCCGGGGTCATGTCGCCTGTGTTCGCCCGAGTCCGTTCAGGGGTGGCCTGTGTGAGGAGATTGGGCTGCTTTCTGTTGAGCGACTCAGCCCGCGATCGAAGGGGTAACAACGGGGCAACAGGCGCCTCCGAACCAGCCCGAAGTGGCCGCATCCGCTTAGGCTCTGCTGTGCGCCATGGTGATGGGGGATCAGTGGGATCAGCCCGACAGACGCGTACGGACACGTACGAGGCGTGAGGGACTCTGGGTCCCCTGCCCTGACCAGCTGAGCCACGTGCCCTCTGGCTTCATCCCGGCAGCGCGGACCGGGCGGGGCGCGCGGGTGGCTCGACCATGCGGGTGCTGACGGTACTGCCCGCCGCGCGCGCAGCGGCCCCGGGCCCGGTCAGTCGGCCAAGCGCACCTCCACGTCGCCGCCCTTGTCGGCGGTCGCCACCAGGTCCTCGCGATAGGTGGTGCCGT contains these protein-coding regions:
- a CDS encoding zinc ABC transporter substrate-binding protein, whose product is MRSEMTQRRFPRGRTLAIAGAGLVVATGLAASGCGGDSATSTTAPAPDATRAVVTFSILDDVVRNVGGRCVTTTVLVGRDGDAHVFEPTPKDATALKDADLVISNGLGFEPWLADLYASSGSKGTEVVAMAGIDPIEADHGHEGEDDHGHGGEEKAAGGDTDASEVDPHAWQDPRNMRAAVINVRNALVKANPDCAAEIRANAKRYDAELAAMEEEIAQSVSSLPRDERIIITNHDSLGYFAKRFGFDVETALGSVSTESADPSAQQITKLADDIRKDGVKAIFVENIGGSNVIDRLAREAGVQIAKPLYTDALGAEGSDGATYLSMMRANAKSITAGLSGS
- a CDS encoding ATP-binding cassette domain-containing protein, producing the protein MTAHPPHGPRFPYGGRGHRDPVPGAPALVVHDLMVRYPGGITAVRSFSVRLERGQCGVLVGPNGCGKSSVLKAIAGIARPAAGEVRVFGNAVGACHHRTAYLPQVPEVAWAFPISVREMVMQGRDVHMGWLGRPRHADERAVDDALRRTGLEALATRSVDALSGGQRQRALLARALAQESELLLLDEPLTALDEDHRQAITRVINEALAQDAAVLMTTHHVDEARSAGHVIIPMRDGAIADGNALVAR
- a CDS encoding metal ABC transporter permease, with protein sequence MRTGLLAAVLVSISCAAVGAHVVARRMSFLGDALAHTMLPGIVIAFLLGASLLGGALVAAVVTVLIIAAITRGGRVQEDAAIGVAFTGMFALGVMMLSTTNSFRDFTHILFGDILGVGDGDLVVLGIITGVVLLTLLMFRRELEVTAVDPGYARSFGLRPDRVRLGLLLLLAPTIVAGIQAVGVLLTTGLLIVPAAGAFLVTRRFRTTMLVAMLVGLGASVAGVLISYHAGVSTGATIALCACVGFGACMGIAALRSALATITSREVLE
- a CDS encoding GTP-binding protein; amino-acid sequence: MTTDDRVPVTVLTGFLGSGKTTLLNRILTEEHGKRIAVIENEFGEIGVDNDLVVNADEEIFEMNNGCICCTVRGDLIRILSTLMRRRERFDHILIETTGLADPGPVAQTFFMDDELAERLRLDGIVTVVDAKHVWQHVDDAPEVAEQVAFADVILVNKTDLVDPPDVDRLEGMLCTMNAVATVHRTTHGEVDIDAILAIGGFSLEHALEVDPAFLQPTYPFEWAGVFGAGDDDLVIDLDPGPDEAIDLLALSVSEASPAALDEVLAVATPVFTDGPAAIASGGVMVPGHTARLDVGDQGASIAVHSSGAVAIFTQHGPDEFRMRFRRGIAPTEPAAARGFAPDHEHDESVTSVGLTALGDLDEDRLKEWLGTLLQEKGVDIFRSKGVLSIAGEPRRYVFQGVHMLMDGTYGAAWGGDERRSTLVFIGRDLDREALEQGFAACRA
- a CDS encoding WD40 repeat domain-containing protein; the protein is MPGMSDPTMQSLLGSVERVDGLPGLPADLSWSPDGTRLAAGLGDGPVVIIAAGGSPDAISVLAGHDGGTTSVAWRPRDADLVASGGLDGAIRVWSASGAHAARVQEVSPIDWVQRVAWRGDGALLAGIAGRALVVLDDDGITRRFDDHESTLTDLAWHPRGRAIAVSHYGGLTSWSPRHADGTPRRFRWKGSSLRLAWSPDGRHVATGDQDSTVHFWIMKNGKDLQMWGYPRKVQELSWDSLGRHLATGGGPEVIVWDCSGAGPAGTEPLVLDVDGTPLVAVAFAPAGRAMAAVTDGGTLAVWDMRAPISAGGQVELPAAATALAWSPDGRRVAVGDAGGGVSVAGIAA
- a CDS encoding transcriptional repressor is translated as MMGAAARRAAPDRWLDRATDRFAAEGLRIGAARARALEVIARDATCLVTVQDLVRALRQDGGAGSQASVYRAVEHAHRLGLLRRELGADGAVRYEIVLPDEHHHHLVDDDSGEIVPFIDDDLEQALDQAARRLGVRMTSHEVRIRGVRP